Proteins encoded by one window of Arachis hypogaea cultivar Tifrunner chromosome 1, arahy.Tifrunner.gnm2.J5K5, whole genome shotgun sequence:
- the LOC112697408 gene encoding uncharacterized protein: MVSKVQNQKTRSMFKNLQLLHHSITHFQRRQKTLVLLDASEYIKFLKQRLEEEWKQLVAAATMPMLKVEVQEEKFMIKVVSERSCKGLLVFILEAFEELGLDVLQARVSCAQNFSLEAIGIKDKNGTCHLDAQVIQKVVSQAIQNWSEVTHQQ; this comes from the exons atgGTCTCCAAGGTTCAAAATCAAAAGACAAGATCCATGTTCAAGAACCTTCAATTACTTCATCATTCTATCACACACTTTCAAAGG AGGCAGAAGACACTAGTGTTATTGGATGCTTCAGaatacataaaatttttaaagcaaaggcttgaagaagaatggaagcaACTAGTAGCAGCCGCAACGATGCCTATG CTAAAAGTTGAAGTGCAAGAAGAGAAATTTATGATAAAGGTTGTGAGTGAAAGGAGTTGCAAAGGTTTGTTGGTATTCATACTTGAAGCCTTTGAAGAGCTTGGTCTTGATGTGCTCCAAGCTAGGGTTTCCTGTGCTCAAAACTTCTCTCTAGAAGCAATTGGAATCAAA GATAAGAATGGTACATGCCATTTGGATGCACAAGTAATTCAAAAAGTAGTGTCTCAAGCTATTCAAAATTGGAGTGAAGTCACACACCAACAATGA